The Kribbella amoyensis genomic sequence CTGGTCGCGGGCCTCGGCTTCACCGGCGCCGAGGTCCCGGTCCGCGACACCGCGTTCGTCACACCGTCGACCGCGGTCAAGGTGCTGCCCGAGTTCGCCGAACAACTGCGTGCCGAGGGGGTCGAGCCGATCAGCATCGCGAGCGACCTGGCCGAGAGCACGTTCGAGGCGGCCGCGGCGGCGCGAGTACCGATGATCCGCGTCATGGCCGACCTGGGGCCCGACGGGTATGCCGCGTCGGTGGCGCGCGTGCGCGGGTCGCTGGAGGCCGTTGTGGGGTACGCGGCCCAGTACGGCGTGCAGGTTGGTGTGCAGCCCCACCACGGGAAGTACGTCTCGTCGACGCTCGGGGTGCTGCAGTTGCTGGACAGTTTGCCGCCCGAGCATTTCCAGCTGGTCTGGGACGCGGCCCACGACGCCCTCGCCGGAGACGCGCCGCACGTCACCCTCGACCTGGCGAAGGACCGACTGGGCATCGTCAACCTGAAGAACGTGAAGTACACGGCAACCGAGCCGACCGACGACGTAGGTGGCGCCTGGAAGCCCTGGTTCGTCCCCGGCCCCGAAGGCCTCTCCAACTGGTCCGCGATCTTCCGCCAACTCGAGAACCAGAACTGGACCGGTCCGATCTGCCTGTCCGGCCAGTACTCAGACCCGTCCGTCCCCATCCACGACCGCCTCCGCACCGACCTCGAAGCAGCCCGCCGAGCAGCCGGCGAGATCTAGTTCGGGCTTGATGTCGAGGTGGGGTGGCAGACTCCGACGTCTTGGGTGAGGAAGGGAGTTGCTTTGAAGTACATGTTGCTGATCTATGGGAACGCCGAGACCTGGGACGCGATGGAGAAGATCGGCGAGGAGGCCGTGATGGCCGCTCATCGGGTGATCTGGGACGAGACCCGGGCGCGCGGTGAGTACATCGCGTCGGAAGGGCTGACGACCAAGGGGGCCCGGATCGTGCAGGTGGTCGACGGCGAGGCCACGGTGACGGACGGGCCGTTCAGCGAGGCCAAGGAGGTGCTGGCCGGGTACTACCTGCTCGAGTGTGACCTGGAGCGGGCGACCGAGCTGGCTGCTCGGCTGCCGGAGGCGCCGTATTCGCCGATCGAGGTGCGGGCCGTCACCGACCCCCTCGAGGAGTGACCTGGTCCGAGCGACTTCCGGGGCTCAGCTCGGCGTTGACCTGAGACCTGGAAGTCACTGACGACTCGGCCGCGGAGTTCAGCCGGCCGGGACCGGCGCGAGAATGACCCCACCTGTGGCGGGCTGATCACCCTGCCCTCGGCCACCTCGGACGAACACCGTGGTGCCTGGGTCCGGCACCGGGGTGCCTTCGGTCAGGCGGAGCGTGGTGGTGAGGCCGTTGCTCAGCCTGAGCAACGCCACGCGTCGCGGAGTGCCCGGCCGGTTCGACGAGCTCACCTCGTGGATGCCGGTACACACCGCTGGCTGGATCGAGGCCCTGCCGAGTTGCGCGTTGCCGTGACTCCTCACATCACGGCACTGCTCGGCGAGCCGCTTCATGGCTGACACAGATCCCCCTCCTCATCGGGTCCCCCGAGGGACAGTTGACGGACGCAACTGTCTGTGCGGCCCAACAGTTCCGCGGACCGGCACGGCAACAGTTGCCACACAACTGTGCGCCTCACCGCACAGTGGTGATCACGGAAGCCTTGCTGAGAGTGACGACGTTTGCAAGGGATCGTGACCGGATTCCCACCCTGCGGGACTTGCGTCCGCGATCTTTCTAGTACCCCGTGCTGGCGCGGCGGACGATGCGGTGCGGGATGACGATCCGCCGTGGCGTCGCGGTCCGGTCGGCCATCCGTTCGCCGAGCAGGTCCAGGGCCGCCTGGACGAACGCGCGCCGGTCGAAGTCGACCGTGGTCAGCGGCGGCACGGTGAACTGGCTCTCGCCGATGTTGTCGAAGCCGGCCACCGCGCAGTCGCCCGGGATGGACAGTCCGGCCGACCAGAGCACCGAGACGGCTCCCATCGCGAGCGAGTCGGTGAAGCAGAAGAGCGCGTCCGGTGGCTCGTTCTCCCGCAGGAACCGCGACAGGACGGTCGCAGCGCCCTGCGGACTCCACCGGTCCAGCGCGATGTCGAGCGCGGGCAGCCCGTGCTCTGCGAGGACCTCGTGGTACCCGGCGGCGCGCAGCCTGGACGCCGCCGAGCCGACCGCCTCGGTCCGGCCGCCGATCCGGCCGTTCCCGCTGGAGCCGCTCGGGATCTCGGGGGTGCCGACGGCGGCGATCCGGCGGTACCCCTGCTCCACCAGGTGGCGGGTCATGTCCTTGGCCGCTTCGACGTTGTCGATCAGCACCTGGCTGACCACGTCCTGGTCCACGTCGCCGATCAGCACCACGGCCGGCAACGGTCCCGCCGACATCACCGCGCTGTCGTCGAGGTTGACCGGGTTGAGGATCAGGCCGTCGACCAGGTTGGTGCGGGCCTTCGACAACAGTTCGTACTCGCGTTCCGGCTCGGAGGCGGTCTGCTCGATCTGGACGCCCCAGCCGCGTTCGTGCGCGAGTTCGACGACCAGGTGGGTGATCTCCGCGGAGTACGGGCGGAGCAGGTCGGGCAGGGCCAGGCCGATCATCCCGGAGCGGCCGTTGCGGAGGCCGCGGGCGCTCATGTTCGGGACGTAGTCGAGCTCGGTCAGCGCCTGCTCGACCCGGGCCCGGGTCTCCGGCCGGACGAAGACGACGCCGTTGATGACGTTCGACACCGTCTTCGGGGACACTCCGGCCAGTTTGGCGACGTCCTTGACGGTGGCACGCATGCGCCCATTCTCGCCGACGCCGCCGGGTACCCCGGGGATGCCCACGTTGTCAGCCCAGGATCAGCGGGTACTGAGGGCGCCGCCGTTGACGTGCAGGACCTGCGCGGTGAGGTGCCGGGCTCCGGGTGAGGCGAGGAAGTGGATCGTCGCCGCGATGTCGTCGACCTGGCCCTCCCGCTTGGTCAGGGTGGCGTGCAGCAGCGACTGCCGCCGGTCCTCGCTGAGCCGGCCGCGGAAGAACTCCGTGTCGGCGGTGAACCCGGGCGCCACCACGTTCGAGGTGATACCCCGCGGACCGAGCTCGGCCGCGATCTCGGTGTTCCACAGTGCGAGGCCGGCCTTCGACGCCCCGTACGAACCGGCGCCGCGGCTGCCCGCGATCGAGCCGAGGTGGACGACCGCGCCGCCGTCGGCCAGCTTCGGCATGAGGGCGGTGGTGGTGAGTACGGCCGAGATCAGGTTCGCCTCGAGATTGGCCAGCCAGTTGCCCTTCAGCTGGGCCAGGTCGCCGTCGTCCTCGGGCTGGGTGAAGTCCGTGTTCCCACCGGCGTTGTTGACCAGTACGTCGACGCGGTCCGGCAGCGCGTCGGCCAAGGTGGCTAGCTGATCCGGGTCGACGGCGTCGCAGACGATCGCCCGCGCGCCGAGCTGGGCGGCCGCTTTCTCCAGGACGTCCTGCCGTCGTCCGGTGATCACCACCTCGTCCCCGTCCGCGCGGAACCGCTCGGCCACCGCCCGGCCGATCCCCGTCGCTGCCCCGGTCACCACGATCGTCCTGGCCACGCCACTCCTCCGATTTAGGTCTAAACGTTTAGCCCTAAACGTACCATCGGTGCCGTGGACGACAAGCCCGGCGACGCGTACCCCCTGGACGCGCCCAGCGCCTACCCCGCGACCGAGATCGCCCGCGCCTGGCAACGGGAGCGGCCCGGTGTCCCGACCGAGTCGATCGGCATCGTCACTCCCCTGTGGCGGCTGGCCAAGCTCTTCGCCGACGACCGGCGCCGCCTGCTCCAGGAGCTCGGCGTGGACCCGGCCACGCTGGACCTGCTCAGCGTGCTCCGGCGCAGCGGCCCGCCGTACGAGCTGAGCACCCGCGAGCTGACCCGGCGCACCCTGGTGACGGCCGGGGCGATCTCGCAGCGGGTCGGCCGGGCCGAGGACGCGGGCCTGGTCGGGCGCAGGTCCGAGAAGGGCAGCCGGACGGTCGTGGTGTCGCTCACCGAGCACGGCCACGCGCTGGTCGAGCGGACCGTCGACCAGGTACTGAGCCGAGAGGCCGAGCTGGTCGCCGGGCTCGGTCCCGAGGACCGCGAACTCCTCGGCGACCGCCTGCAGTTCCTCCTCGACGACGTCGGCCGGCGGCTCGCCAGGTGAACCACGACCTTACGTGCGTCGTAGAAGGTTTCCCGACGGCCTCCCGCTCGGTCGATCGCTCAAACTTTCTACGGTCGGTTCAATGAGACGATTGAAGGCATGCCTGCCGACCGAACAACTGCCGACAGTCACGCCGTGATCCAGGTCCGGGGCGCCCGCGAGAACAATCTCAGCGGCGTCTCGGTCGACATCCCGAAGCGCCGGCTCACCGTCTTCACCGGGGTCTCCGGCTCCGGGAAGTCGTCGCTGGTCTTCGACACCATCGCCGCCGAATCCCAGCGGCTCGTCAACGAGACCTACTCCGCCTTCGTCCAGAACTTCATGCCGAGCCTGTCCCGGCCCGACGTGGACTCGCTGCGCAACCTGAGCGCCGCCATCATCGTCGACCAGGAACGGATCGGCGCGAACGCCCGCTCCACGGTCGGCACCGCGACCGACGCCCACACCATGCTGCGGATCCTGTTCAGCCGGATCGGTACGCCGACCGTCGGGCCACCGTCCGCCTTCAGCTTCAACCGGGCCGAGGGGATGTGCCCGGACTGCGAGGGGCTCGGCCGGAGCACCGAGATCGACCTCGACGAACTGCTCGA encodes the following:
- a CDS encoding sugar phosphate isomerase/epimerase family protein: MNYLWSVFTKPFAELPGDELGRLVAGLGFTGAEVPVRDTAFVTPSTAVKVLPEFAEQLRAEGVEPISIASDLAESTFEAAAAARVPMIRVMADLGPDGYAASVARVRGSLEAVVGYAAQYGVQVGVQPHHGKYVSSTLGVLQLLDSLPPEHFQLVWDAAHDALAGDAPHVTLDLAKDRLGIVNLKNVKYTATEPTDDVGGAWKPWFVPGPEGLSNWSAIFRQLENQNWTGPICLSGQYSDPSVPIHDRLRTDLEAARRAAGEI
- a CDS encoding YciI family protein, whose translation is MLLIYGNAETWDAMEKIGEEAVMAAHRVIWDETRARGEYIASEGLTTKGARIVQVVDGEATVTDGPFSEAKEVLAGYYLLECDLERATELAARLPEAPYSPIEVRAVTDPLEE
- a CDS encoding LacI family DNA-binding transcriptional regulator, producing MRATVKDVAKLAGVSPKTVSNVINGVVFVRPETRARVEQALTELDYVPNMSARGLRNGRSGMIGLALPDLLRPYSAEITHLVVELAHERGWGVQIEQTASEPEREYELLSKARTNLVDGLILNPVNLDDSAVMSAGPLPAVVLIGDVDQDVVSQVLIDNVEAAKDMTRHLVEQGYRRIAAVGTPEIPSGSSGNGRIGGRTEAVGSAASRLRAAGYHEVLAEHGLPALDIALDRWSPQGAATVLSRFLRENEPPDALFCFTDSLAMGAVSVLWSAGLSIPGDCAVAGFDNIGESQFTVPPLTTVDFDRRAFVQAALDLLGERMADRTATPRRIVIPHRIVRRASTGY
- a CDS encoding SDR family NAD(P)-dependent oxidoreductase; translated protein: MARTIVVTGAATGIGRAVAERFRADGDEVVITGRRQDVLEKAAAQLGARAIVCDAVDPDQLATLADALPDRVDVLVNNAGGNTDFTQPEDDGDLAQLKGNWLANLEANLISAVLTTTALMPKLADGGAVVHLGSIAGSRGAGSYGASKAGLALWNTEIAAELGPRGITSNVVAPGFTADTEFFRGRLSEDRRQSLLHATLTKREGQVDDIAATIHFLASPGARHLTAQVLHVNGGALSTR
- a CDS encoding MarR family winged helix-turn-helix transcriptional regulator gives rise to the protein MDDKPGDAYPLDAPSAYPATEIARAWQRERPGVPTESIGIVTPLWRLAKLFADDRRRLLQELGVDPATLDLLSVLRRSGPPYELSTRELTRRTLVTAGAISQRVGRAEDAGLVGRRSEKGSRTVVVSLTEHGHALVERTVDQVLSREAELVAGLGPEDRELLGDRLQFLLDDVGRRLAR